In Xiphias gladius isolate SHS-SW01 ecotype Sanya breed wild chromosome 5, ASM1685928v1, whole genome shotgun sequence, the following are encoded in one genomic region:
- the snx16 gene encoding sorting nexin-16 isoform X2 has product MASPFVPVPVPMDRALSGGSSKLRRPQRASSLGSVSSSSDDHGRGCGGSGPQRQSRCTESRTRSLTPPPLQSPVTRARVNGTLEPSVEYSSCPRSISDPAGSQQGEERPITPTVLGYEVMEERAKFTVYKILVRKTPDESWVVFRRYTDFSRLNDKLKEMFPGFRLSLPPKRWFKDNYDSDFLEDRQLGLQAFLQNLVAHKDIANCLAVREFLCLDDPPGPFDSLEESRAFCETLEESNYRLQKELLEKQREIASLKRRLEEREQAILLLEKHINGECLSPESPCGLSAQGSESSADADVESSAAEADQDMPDDTGSAAPN; this is encoded by the exons ATGGCATCGCCCtttgtgcctgtgcctgtgcctaTGGACAGAGCCTTGTCAGGGGGCAGCAGCAAGCTGAGACGGCCACAGCGAGCGTCGTCACTAGGCAGCGTCTCCAGCAGCTCGGACGACCACGGAAGAGGATGTGGAGGATCAGGTCCCCAGCGCCAATCCCGCTGCACGGAAAGCCGCACCCGCAGCCTGACGCCGCCCCCCCTCCAGAGCCCCGTGACCCGGGCCAGGGTCAACGGGACTCTGGAGCCCTCTGTAGAGTACTCCAGCTGCCCTCGCTCCATCTCGGATCCTGCCGGGAGCCAGCAAGGCGAGGAGAGGCCTATCACCCCCACCGTGCTGGGGTATGAAGTCATGGAGGAGAGGGCCAAGTTCACG GTATATAAGATCCTGGTCAGGAAGACTCCAGATGAGAGCTGGGTTGTTTTTCGAAGGTACACAGACTTCTCCCGGCTCAACGACAAG CTGAAGGAGATGTTTCCAGGCTTCCGCCTCTCGCTGCCTCCTAAGCGGTGGTTTAAAGACAACTATGACAGCGACTTCCTGGAAGACAGACAGTTGGGACTACAGGCCTTCTTGCAAAACCTGGTTGCACATAAGGACATTGCCAACTG CCTGGCAGTGAGAGAGTTTTTATGTCTGGATGACCCACCCGGGCCCTTTGATAGTTTGGAGGAGAGCAGG gcGTTCTGTGAGACTCTGGAGGAGAGCAACTATCGTCTCCAGAAGGAGCTGCTAGAGAAGCAGAGGGAAATCGCCTCCCTGAAAAGGaggctggaggagagggagcaggCCATCCTGCTACTGGAGAAACACATCAA TGGTGAATGTTTGAGCCCAGAGTCTCCGTGTGGTCTGTCGGCTCAGGGGAGTGAGAGCAGTGCCGATGCCGATGTGGAGTCGTCCGCTGCAGAGGCTGATCAGGATATGCCTGACGAcactgg CAGTGCTGCCCCAAACTGA
- the snx16 gene encoding sorting nexin-16 isoform X3, translating into MASPFVPVPVPMDRALSGGSSKLRRPQRASSLGSVSSSSDDHGRGCGGSGPQRQSRCTESRTRSLTPPPLQSPVTRARVNGTLEPSVEYSSCPRSISDPAGSQQGEERPITPTVLGYEVMEERAKFTVYKILVRKTPDESWVVFRRYTDFSRLNDKLKEMFPGFRLSLPPKRWFKDNYDSDFLEDRQLGLQAFLQNLVAHKDIANCLAVREFLCLDDPPGPFDSLEESRAFCETLEESNYRLQKELLEKQREIASLKRRLEEREQAILLLEKHINGECLSPESPCGLSAQGSESSADADVESSAAEADQDMPDDTGAAPN; encoded by the exons ATGGCATCGCCCtttgtgcctgtgcctgtgcctaTGGACAGAGCCTTGTCAGGGGGCAGCAGCAAGCTGAGACGGCCACAGCGAGCGTCGTCACTAGGCAGCGTCTCCAGCAGCTCGGACGACCACGGAAGAGGATGTGGAGGATCAGGTCCCCAGCGCCAATCCCGCTGCACGGAAAGCCGCACCCGCAGCCTGACGCCGCCCCCCCTCCAGAGCCCCGTGACCCGGGCCAGGGTCAACGGGACTCTGGAGCCCTCTGTAGAGTACTCCAGCTGCCCTCGCTCCATCTCGGATCCTGCCGGGAGCCAGCAAGGCGAGGAGAGGCCTATCACCCCCACCGTGCTGGGGTATGAAGTCATGGAGGAGAGGGCCAAGTTCACG GTATATAAGATCCTGGTCAGGAAGACTCCAGATGAGAGCTGGGTTGTTTTTCGAAGGTACACAGACTTCTCCCGGCTCAACGACAAG CTGAAGGAGATGTTTCCAGGCTTCCGCCTCTCGCTGCCTCCTAAGCGGTGGTTTAAAGACAACTATGACAGCGACTTCCTGGAAGACAGACAGTTGGGACTACAGGCCTTCTTGCAAAACCTGGTTGCACATAAGGACATTGCCAACTG CCTGGCAGTGAGAGAGTTTTTATGTCTGGATGACCCACCCGGGCCCTTTGATAGTTTGGAGGAGAGCAGG gcGTTCTGTGAGACTCTGGAGGAGAGCAACTATCGTCTCCAGAAGGAGCTGCTAGAGAAGCAGAGGGAAATCGCCTCCCTGAAAAGGaggctggaggagagggagcaggCCATCCTGCTACTGGAGAAACACATCAA TGGTGAATGTTTGAGCCCAGAGTCTCCGTGTGGTCTGTCGGCTCAGGGGAGTGAGAGCAGTGCCGATGCCGATGTGGAGTCGTCCGCTGCAGAGGCTGATCAGGATATGCCTGACGAcactgg TGCTGCCCCAAACTGA
- the snx16 gene encoding sorting nexin-16 isoform X1 — translation MASPFVPVPVPMDRALSGGSSKLRRPQRASSLGSVSSSSDDHGRGCGGSGPQRQSRCTESRTRSLTPPPLQSPVTRARVNGTLEPSVEYSSCPRSISDPAGSQQGEERPITPTVLGYEVMEERAKFTVYKILVRKTPDESWVVFRRYTDFSRLNDKLKEMFPGFRLSLPPKRWFKDNYDSDFLEDRQLGLQAFLQNLVAHKDIANCLAVREFLCLDDPPGPFDSLEESRAFCETLEESNYRLQKELLEKQREIASLKRRLEEREQAILLLEKHINGECLSPESPCGLSAQGSESSADADVESSAAEADQDMPDDTGGKCEVQPVRSSACWCGPSLSASPPVIQVTQLYHQKLKH, via the exons ATGGCATCGCCCtttgtgcctgtgcctgtgcctaTGGACAGAGCCTTGTCAGGGGGCAGCAGCAAGCTGAGACGGCCACAGCGAGCGTCGTCACTAGGCAGCGTCTCCAGCAGCTCGGACGACCACGGAAGAGGATGTGGAGGATCAGGTCCCCAGCGCCAATCCCGCTGCACGGAAAGCCGCACCCGCAGCCTGACGCCGCCCCCCCTCCAGAGCCCCGTGACCCGGGCCAGGGTCAACGGGACTCTGGAGCCCTCTGTAGAGTACTCCAGCTGCCCTCGCTCCATCTCGGATCCTGCCGGGAGCCAGCAAGGCGAGGAGAGGCCTATCACCCCCACCGTGCTGGGGTATGAAGTCATGGAGGAGAGGGCCAAGTTCACG GTATATAAGATCCTGGTCAGGAAGACTCCAGATGAGAGCTGGGTTGTTTTTCGAAGGTACACAGACTTCTCCCGGCTCAACGACAAG CTGAAGGAGATGTTTCCAGGCTTCCGCCTCTCGCTGCCTCCTAAGCGGTGGTTTAAAGACAACTATGACAGCGACTTCCTGGAAGACAGACAGTTGGGACTACAGGCCTTCTTGCAAAACCTGGTTGCACATAAGGACATTGCCAACTG CCTGGCAGTGAGAGAGTTTTTATGTCTGGATGACCCACCCGGGCCCTTTGATAGTTTGGAGGAGAGCAGG gcGTTCTGTGAGACTCTGGAGGAGAGCAACTATCGTCTCCAGAAGGAGCTGCTAGAGAAGCAGAGGGAAATCGCCTCCCTGAAAAGGaggctggaggagagggagcaggCCATCCTGCTACTGGAGAAACACATCAA TGGTGAATGTTTGAGCCCAGAGTCTCCGTGTGGTCTGTCGGCTCAGGGGAGTGAGAGCAGTGCCGATGCCGATGTGGAGTCGTCCGCTGCAGAGGCTGATCAGGATATGCCTGACGAcactgg tgGCAAGTGTGAGGTCCAGCCGGTGCGCTCCTCTGCCTGTTGGTGCGGCCCGTCGCTCAGCGCCTCTCCTCCGGTCATCCAGGTCACCCAGCTTTACCACCAGAAGCTGAAACACTGA